The segment TGAAGTGCTTTTTCTAAAGCAACAACAATTTGAGGGTTTGGTTTTGGTTTTAAAGTCCAACGCATGTACTAATATAGAAAATTTTCGCTATATATTATGATAATGAATTGAGGTTTTTACCTCCGAAAATTTCCTAAACATTTCCATCACGCCGCAGTATTTTTCTATGGAAAGATCGACCGCTTTTTTGATTCTATCTTCATCCAAATGATCTCCATAAAAGTGGTATTCAACCGAAACCGTGTGGTAATATTTTGGATGCTCATCTGTTAGTTCGCCATAAGTATCAATTCTAAAATCTGAAAAAGGCACTTTCATTTTCTTTAGAATCGATACAACATCCAAGCCGGAACAACCAGCTAAAGAAGACAACATCAAAGCTTTAGGTGCTAATCCAGAATTATAACCTCCATTTTCTGGTGATGTGTCCATGAGTAAGGTTTTTCCACTTGGATTGTCAGAATCAAACTGTAAGTTTCCTTTCCAATGTGTGACTACTTTATGAGACATATTTAAACAATTTTTCGTTTCTTGTGTTCTAATTATTTTATTCAATCTATCACAAGTTATATCAATAAAAAAGAATGCATTTAATGTCGCTTTTGTACCATTGATATTTCTTATTAACTCAAAAATACCACTAAAAAAATAAACATATGGCATTAGTTACACCATTATCCGCAGAGCACGATTTGGAAACCAAACAACTGGCCGAATTCTTTAATGAAACACTTGGGTTTTGCCCAAATTCAGTTTTAACCATGCAGCGTCGTCCAGCAATTTCAAAGGCTTTTATTAATTTAAACAAAGCTGTAATGGCTAATGAAGGCCGAGTAACTTCAGCCTTAAAACGAATGATTGCTTGGGTCTCTAGTAATGCCACCGGATGTCGATATTGCCAAGCTCATGCCATTCGAGCTGCGGAACGCTATGGTGCAGAACAAGAACAATTAGATAATATTTGGGAATACAGAACACACGCTGCTTTTTCTGAAGCGGAACGAGCAGCTTTAGATTTTAGTTTGGCTGCTTCTCAAGTTCCTAATGCCGTCAATGCAGACATAAAAAGTCGTTTATACCAACATTGGGACGAAGGTGAAATTGTAGAAATGCTGGGCGTAATCTCATTGTTTGGATACCTTAACCGTTGGAATGATTCTATGGGCACCAATATGGAAGAAGGCGCGATTGAAAGCGGAAATCAATATCTAGGTAAACACGGTTTTGAAGTAGGTAAACATGATGGGTCAAAATACTAAATGCAATTCCTAAGAAGCTGAAATGAATATCAATTAAAAAACTTGAGGTTCAATTTTAAAATATAAAATAAAAATTGACAACTCCGTAATAGTGGTTTGAATACTAATTTTATAAATTGTGTGGATGGTATTTTATTCGGAGCTAAAAAGAAAAAAGATACAAGAAAATGAGAATTGAGTAATTGAAAATACGTTTAGGAGTTATCCTAGCGCTTTTTTTATCATCGTTTTCCTCCAACAACAATTACAATTTCTCCTTTTGGTGGTTTATTGGTGTAATACGCCAATACTTCTTTTGCGGTACCTCTTATGGTTTCCTCATAAAGTTTTGTCAATTCTCTTGAAACAGAAACTTGTCGATCTTCGCCAAAAAACTCGCAAAAATGAGTCAAGGTTTTGATTAATTTATGCGGACTCTCATAAAAGATGATGGTTCGTGTTTCTTCAGAAAGTAACTTTAATCGTGTTTGACGCCCCTTTTTTACAGGTAAAAACCCTTCAAAAACAAATTTATCATTCGGTAAACCTGAGTTTACAAGTGCAGGAACAAAAGCTGTTGCGCCTGGCAAACATTCAACCTCAATTCCATTCTCCAGACAAGCCCTTGTCAATAAAAACCCTGGATCCGAAATGGCTGGTGTACCTGCATCGCTAATCAAAGCAATAATTACTCCGCTTTTTAGCTTTTGTATTAAACCCTCCACCATTTTATGCTCATTATGCATATGATGACTTTGCATGTGCGTACTAATATCGAAATGCTTAAGTAATTTTCCTGAGGTTCGTGTATCTTCGGCTAAGATAAGATCTACATCGTTCAATACCTCAACCGCTCTAAAGGTCATATCCTTTAAATTTCCGATAGGTGTTGGTACCATATATAGTTTGCTCATCTATACGAGTTTTCGTTTCAAATTTACAATGTTTTGGAGTAAATTGACGCAACCTTTTACGATATTTATCATCTAACAAGAAACCTTCCATGATTAAAAAAATTTACCGCTTAATTTTTTTCTTCTTTATATCTCTTCAGCTCAATAGTCAAACAACCGATTTATCTATTGTTGCTCAAGCGCAAAGCGTATCAGGGAATGACATTTCTCAGATAGAAATTTTCCAAGATTTCCAATATATAGTTACCATCATCAATACTGGAAATCCAGTTTCAAATGTGGTGTTTGAAATCACAATGGATAGTGACATTCTAAATCTAGATCTTAGCACCATCAGTTCTCAAAATAATAGTGGAGGTGCTAGTGATGCATCTGACTTGCAACTTAACGGAAGTATTTTAACAGGAACTATTGTAAATTTACCTAATGACTCAAGTGTCGAAATCAAGATTGAGTTAACCGCTCCACTTATCATAGGTGGAATTGCGATTGATGCCATTATAACTCCACCAAACGGAACAACTGATACCAATACTTCCAACAATCAATCACTCATTTCTATTGATGTTATTGATGTTCCTATCGATTTTACAGTTACACACACTCAAGTTTCTCCAACAGAAGGCATACCAATTACGTCATGGAATAGCTTAGTCAGCTATCAATTTACAGTTACCAATAATAGCGCGATTGACTATCCTCTAACCCAAATAAGAGGAGATTTATCACTAGCAACCGGACTAAACTTTGGTAGACCCAATGTGCAATTTGAATCTATAACTTGCATTGGATCTACTGGCGGTACAGAATGTCCAGATGTCTCTGGAGTGCCACCAGGCACTCCAATTCTAGTAAGTGCCACTTCAACAGTTTTCACTTTAGGAGGTCAAGTGTATACCGCTGGAGGCTCAACTACCTTTGAAGTAGTCTACCGCTATTTAGAGCCTTCTTGTGCGTTAGAGTTAGAACCGATTATCGTTGGAAGCACTATAGGTATTGAATTGTTTGGAGATCATGACAACTTATCTGCGAACGTCTCTAACATCGTTATTACCAATTTATTAGAAGCAATGTTATGTCAGGTCACTGATATTTGTATTGATACCGTTCAAGTTAACCCAGATGCTACAACCATGGTAAACTGGAATGAAGAAGTAACCTTTCAAACAACCGTTTGTAACAATGGACCGCTTGATGCTAATGTGGCGTTCTTTCTTCAAAACCTCTCTCCACTATTACAGTGGGAAATCCAATCTGCAACCTGTATAGGAACTACTGGAGCTATTTCCTGTGATGACATTAACATTAATATTGAAGAATTATTTTGGGTTAGTGATACCTTTATAATGCCTGTAGGGGCTACAATAACGATAAGTACTGTCGCAATTTTTATTGAACCAGAATGTACTCTCAATAATACTAATAACCTAGCGCATATTAGAAGTGGTACAAACGTGCTGGAATCTGATATTTTTGATTCTAATATTGAAAATAGTACACAGAGCGACTTTGTGATATTACCCGATACTGATGCTTGTCCGTTCATTGATTTAAGTATTTCGAAAATCCAAATTGACCCTGAATTACCAGAAGGAGAAGGCCCGAATAATACAACGCAAGTTGG is part of the Formosa sp. Hel1_31_208 genome and harbors:
- the rsmI gene encoding 16S rRNA (cytidine(1402)-2'-O)-methyltransferase, coding for MSKLYMVPTPIGNLKDMTFRAVEVLNDVDLILAEDTRTSGKLLKHFDISTHMQSHHMHNEHKMVEGLIQKLKSGVIIALISDAGTPAISDPGFLLTRACLENGIEVECLPGATAFVPALVNSGLPNDKFVFEGFLPVKKGRQTRLKLLSEETRTIIFYESPHKLIKTLTHFCEFFGEDRQVSVSRELTKLYEETIRGTAKEVLAYYTNKPPKGEIVIVVGGKR
- a CDS encoding OsmC family protein; translation: MSHKVVTHWKGNLQFDSDNPSGKTLLMDTSPENGGYNSGLAPKALMLSSLAGCSGLDVVSILKKMKVPFSDFRIDTYGELTDEHPKYYHTVSVEYHFYGDHLDEDRIKKAVDLSIEKYCGVMEMFRKFSEVKTSIHYHNI
- a CDS encoding carboxymuconolactone decarboxylase family protein — translated: MALVTPLSAEHDLETKQLAEFFNETLGFCPNSVLTMQRRPAISKAFINLNKAVMANEGRVTSALKRMIAWVSSNATGCRYCQAHAIRAAERYGAEQEQLDNIWEYRTHAAFSEAERAALDFSLAASQVPNAVNADIKSRLYQHWDEGEIVEMLGVISLFGYLNRWNDSMGTNMEEGAIESGNQYLGKHGFEVGKHDGSKY